A portion of the Thermodesulfobacteriota bacterium genome contains these proteins:
- the rfbD gene encoding dTDP-4-dehydrorhamnose reductase: protein MKLLIIGSNGQLGSELVIECRRNNFLYLAVDLPEFNIADPSCVEKILTEFKPSMVINASAYTNVDQAETESEMAFSVNSIGPANLAVCCNKKQIPLIHVSTDYVFDGSKGQPYTESDPVSPLGIYGKSKAEGENKLRSILKQHVILRTSWLYGAYGNNFVKTMLRLGNEKGVIKVVSDQYGCPTCAADLAEAAVDISKQIILNNKTAWGTYHYCGLGITTWHKFAKTIFEIAAQYQNYKVPSVEAVTTDQYPVRTKRPAFSALDCSLVKQHFGISIKSWQESLKKTIEHILMDS from the coding sequence ATGAAGCTCCTCATTATCGGCTCAAACGGGCAACTCGGTTCAGAATTGGTGATCGAATGCAGAAGAAATAATTTTTTATACCTGGCTGTTGACCTTCCGGAATTTAATATCGCCGACCCGTCTTGCGTTGAAAAAATTCTTACTGAATTTAAGCCCTCAATGGTTATCAATGCGAGTGCCTACACAAATGTCGATCAGGCGGAAACCGAATCGGAAATGGCCTTTTCGGTAAACAGCATTGGACCTGCCAACCTTGCCGTATGTTGTAATAAAAAGCAAATACCGCTCATTCATGTCTCAACGGATTATGTTTTTGACGGCAGCAAAGGCCAACCTTACACCGAATCGGACCCTGTATCACCGCTTGGCATTTACGGAAAAAGTAAAGCAGAGGGTGAAAACAAACTGAGATCTATACTGAAGCAACATGTTATTCTGCGTACTTCCTGGCTGTATGGCGCTTACGGAAATAATTTTGTAAAAACAATGCTTCGGCTCGGCAATGAAAAAGGGGTCATAAAAGTTGTTTCCGATCAATACGGTTGTCCAACCTGTGCGGCGGATCTGGCTGAAGCTGCCGTGGATATTTCAAAACAAATTATACTAAACAATAAAACTGCCTGGGGAACTTACCACTATTGCGGCCTTGGCATCACCACATGGCACAAATTTGCCAAAACGATATTTGAAATTGCAGCTCAATACCAAAATTATAAAGTGCCCAGCGTAGAAGCGGTAACAACCGACCAGTACCCTGTCCGGACCAAACGACCGGCCTTTTCCGCCCTTGATTGCAGCCTGGTCAAACAACATTTTGGAATTAGTATAAAATCCTGGCAGGAAAGTCTTAAAAAAACCATCGAGCACATATTGATGGATTCGTAA
- the rfbC gene encoding dTDP-4-dehydrorhamnose 3,5-epimerase has protein sequence MNIITTAIEGVLIIEPEVFKDNRGFFMETYQQERYSKHGINQIFVQDNLSFSVQGTLRGLHYQVKHPQAKLVQVLTGEIFDVAVDIRSGSPTFGQWTGAYLSDQNKRQLFIPQGFAHGFCVISKTAHFLYKCSEFYAPEDECGINWADSDIAIAWPEKNPIVSDKDRRNLKLCDLLPNQLPSQENSR, from the coding sequence ATGAATATCATCACCACAGCAATTGAAGGTGTCCTTATTATTGAACCTGAGGTATTCAAAGACAATCGTGGATTTTTCATGGAAACCTATCAACAGGAGAGGTATTCAAAACACGGTATCAATCAGATATTTGTTCAGGACAATCTTTCTTTTTCCGTTCAAGGTACTTTGCGTGGCTTGCATTATCAGGTTAAACATCCCCAGGCAAAACTGGTCCAGGTTTTAACAGGTGAAATATTTGATGTGGCTGTTGATATCCGATCCGGTTCACCCACCTTCGGCCAATGGACCGGTGCTTACCTGTCCGATCAAAACAAACGTCAGCTCTTCATTCCCCAAGGTTTCGCCCACGGCTTCTGCGTGATCAGCAAAACCGCCCACTTTTTATATAAATGTTCTGAATTCTATGCTCCGGAAGATGAATGCGGTATTAATTGGGCGGATTCCGACATCGCTATAGCCTGGCCTGAGAAAAATCCAATTGTTTCTGATAAAGACAGACGCAACCTCAAGCTTTGCGACCTTCTCCCTAACCAGCTTCCCTCACAGGAGAACAGCAGATGA
- a CDS encoding cation diffusion facilitator family transporter — translation MKSTEKSSQLVQPQAKKAVGAHIEIKKARSRAAVSVALNLLLSLGKGVAGVLGGSSALVGDAIHSATDVVGSAAACAGLWLAGKKHPSFPYGLYKAETLATLITSIAVILAGYEVGRRAFLGPNILPDVAITLPVAVVSLIITLSFGFYQLHTGKKLHSKALQADARDYLADGLSTLVVVFSLIGAYYGVRLDRWAAGAVSIFIFWSGGNLLLRALRDLMDEAIDRDTERKIIALVEAHPRVERVERCLSRMAGGRFIVDLDVVLRSCSLELAHRISHNLENNILSTFSQVVMAGVKIHSHEPDKFRRLTPVKKPEGEIEAHMARAPWFLLETIDRAGGEISHREYVRNPHWQAETKKGFLVGRWLLGFKPDQVIVVEKKEGTAAALLTEAGVELILSSDMALK, via the coding sequence ATGAAATCTACAGAAAAATCATCTCAACTTGTCCAGCCACAGGCCAAAAAAGCTGTTGGCGCCCATATAGAAATTAAAAAGGCCCGGAGCAGGGCTGCAGTTTCAGTCGCACTCAACCTTTTGCTGTCTTTAGGCAAAGGTGTTGCCGGCGTTCTTGGCGGTTCTTCAGCCCTTGTCGGTGATGCCATCCATTCTGCCACAGATGTGGTTGGCTCTGCCGCTGCCTGTGCCGGTCTCTGGCTGGCCGGTAAAAAACACCCTTCTTTTCCCTACGGCCTTTACAAAGCTGAAACCCTGGCAACGCTAATTACCTCAATTGCTGTCATTTTGGCAGGCTATGAAGTCGGCAGGCGCGCCTTTTTAGGACCGAATATCCTACCCGATGTTGCCATTACACTTCCCGTTGCAGTGGTTTCCCTTATCATTACTTTGTCTTTCGGCTTTTACCAGCTTCACACCGGGAAAAAACTGCATTCAAAAGCCCTGCAAGCCGATGCCCGCGACTATCTGGCTGACGGGCTTTCCACATTGGTGGTGGTTTTCAGCCTGATCGGCGCATACTATGGTGTCAGGCTTGACCGGTGGGCGGCAGGTGCGGTGTCAATCTTTATTTTCTGGTCCGGTGGCAACCTGTTGCTTAGGGCGCTTCGTGACCTGATGGATGAAGCCATCGACCGTGATACTGAACGAAAAATTATAGCCCTGGTTGAAGCCCATCCCCGCGTAGAGCGTGTCGAAAGGTGTCTAAGCCGTATGGCTGGAGGCCGTTTTATTGTTGATCTGGATGTCGTTCTTCGTTCCTGTTCCCTTGAACTCGCCCATCGTATCAGTCACAACCTGGAAAATAATATCCTGAGCACTTTCTCTCAGGTGGTCATGGCCGGCGTTAAAATCCACTCTCATGAGCCTGATAAGTTTCGACGTCTTACTCCGGTAAAAAAACCGGAAGGAGAAATAGAAGCCCACATGGCTAGGGCGCCATGGTTTTTGCTTGAAACCATTGACAGAGCCGGAGGAGAAATATCCCATCGTGAATATGTCCGCAACCCCCATTGGCAGGCAGAAACCAAAAAGGGATTTCTGGTGGGAAGATGGCTGCTCGGTTTTAAACCGGATCAGGTCATTGTTGTTGAGAAAAAGGAAGGGACGGCGGCTGCCCTGCTAACTGAAGCCGGAGTTGAACTTATTTTATCTTCCGACATGGCGCTTAAATGA
- the feoB gene encoding ferrous iron transport protein B — protein sequence MIQQKNFTIALAGNPNSGKTTTFNNITGTRQKVGNWPGVTVEKKEGTVNKFGYDLTIIDLPGTYSLTPFSIEEIIARDFVLEECPDLVIDIIDASNLERSLYLATQLRETDCKVLFALNMADLAKTRGIKIDANKLSELLDVPVVFTISNKNEGIDTLLKEAVKLAKSSFKMPQERKVRYNRDIENSIAKLQSLIESKIAEELPYNTRWTAIKLLEDDKIVKQRIVEKAADKAEKILKEALSQRIFLRDRFDDEPEIIMTDERYGFIAGIIKEVHTTSIKERIDISRNIDLVLTNRFIGFPIFFIFIWAMFQATFYFGAYPMEWIDTGISFLSSTLNGLIPASLFKDLLLNGIIAGVGSVIIFLPNIMILFFCIAIFEDTGYMARAAFLMDKIMHLIGLHGKSFIPMLMGFGCNVPAIMSARTLEGEKDRILTILITPFMSCSAKLPVYIVLAGTFFGAKAGTVIFSIYLVGIVLSILTGRLFRSTLLRGADAPFVMELPPYRVPILKNLLIHMWDRSKMFLKKMGGIILIGSVVVWTLSAFPRSAEYSLDANGEMKKIKASYQTDVKSGNADNNTLLSQKDADIPELTRAQKTEQVEKSFMGRLGKTISPLFAPIGIDWRGGVALLTGFVAKEIVVSTMAVLHAADEESDALKEALLSSGMTPLSALSMMIFVLLYLPCLATVAAIKRETGSFKWMFFSITYNTSIAWFAAFFVYQGGKLLGA from the coding sequence ATGATACAGCAAAAAAACTTTACCATAGCCCTTGCAGGCAACCCCAATTCCGGTAAAACGACAACGTTTAATAATATTACCGGGACCAGGCAAAAAGTCGGCAACTGGCCCGGCGTGACTGTTGAAAAAAAAGAGGGTACGGTGAACAAGTTCGGATACGATCTTACCATTATTGATCTTCCCGGAACTTACAGCCTGACCCCTTTTTCTATTGAAGAAATCATTGCGCGGGATTTTGTTCTTGAAGAATGTCCTGACCTTGTCATCGATATCATTGACGCGTCCAATCTTGAAAGAAGTCTCTACCTGGCCACCCAGTTAAGGGAAACCGATTGTAAAGTTCTATTCGCCCTTAATATGGCTGATCTGGCCAAAACAAGAGGGATCAAAATCGATGCCAACAAGCTATCCGAACTTCTTGATGTACCGGTTGTTTTTACCATCAGCAATAAAAATGAAGGCATAGACACTCTGTTAAAAGAAGCCGTTAAACTGGCAAAATCGAGCTTTAAAATGCCTCAAGAACGTAAGGTCCGGTATAACAGAGATATTGAAAATTCCATTGCAAAGCTCCAGAGCCTTATTGAGTCAAAAATTGCTGAGGAACTACCCTATAATACCAGGTGGACGGCCATAAAGCTGTTGGAAGACGATAAAATTGTAAAGCAGCGCATTGTTGAAAAGGCCGCCGACAAGGCTGAAAAAATTCTTAAGGAAGCTTTATCGCAGCGCATTTTTTTAAGGGATCGTTTCGACGATGAACCGGAAATCATCATGACAGATGAACGATACGGATTCATTGCCGGAATTATCAAAGAAGTACATACAACATCCATTAAGGAACGCATAGATATATCCCGAAACATTGATCTTGTTTTGACCAACCGTTTCATCGGGTTCCCCATCTTTTTTATATTTATCTGGGCCATGTTTCAGGCAACTTTTTATTTCGGTGCATATCCGATGGAGTGGATTGACACAGGTATCAGTTTTTTATCGTCCACACTGAATGGTTTGATTCCTGCTAGCCTTTTTAAAGATCTCCTGTTAAACGGAATTATTGCAGGTGTCGGAAGTGTGATCATTTTTTTGCCGAACATTATGATTCTTTTCTTCTGCATCGCAATTTTTGAGGATACCGGCTATATGGCAAGAGCTGCCTTTCTCATGGATAAGATCATGCATCTGATCGGCCTTCACGGAAAATCGTTTATTCCCATGCTGATGGGGTTTGGGTGCAATGTCCCTGCCATCATGTCGGCCCGGACTCTCGAAGGTGAAAAAGACCGTATCCTTACAATCCTGATTACTCCCTTTATGTCCTGTTCGGCAAAGCTGCCTGTTTATATTGTACTTGCAGGAACTTTCTTTGGTGCAAAGGCCGGAACCGTTATCTTCTCTATTTATCTGGTGGGAATTGTCCTTTCCATTTTAACCGGCCGCCTTTTCCGTTCAACCCTTTTAAGAGGAGCGGACGCTCCCTTTGTCATGGAGCTTCCGCCATACCGGGTTCCCATCTTAAAAAATCTTTTAATTCATATGTGGGACCGCAGCAAAATGTTTTTAAAAAAAATGGGCGGGATAATACTGATTGGTTCCGTGGTCGTGTGGACACTTTCTGCTTTTCCCCGCAGTGCAGAGTATTCTTTAGATGCTAACGGTGAAATGAAAAAAATAAAAGCGTCTTACCAGACTGATGTCAAGTCAGGTAATGCGGATAATAACACATTGTTAAGCCAAAAAGATGCCGACATACCGGAATTAACCCGAGCTCAGAAAACCGAGCAAGTGGAAAAATCTTTCATGGGCAGGCTGGGAAAAACCATTTCACCCTTATTTGCACCCATAGGTATTGATTGGCGTGGAGGAGTCGCCCTACTCACCGGGTTTGTTGCCAAAGAGATTGTGGTAAGCACCATGGCTGTTCTGCATGCCGCCGATGAAGAGTCAGACGCCTTAAAGGAAGCTCTTTTATCATCCGGGATGACTCCCCTTTCTGCGCTTTCAATGATGATTTTTGTTCTGTTGTATCTTCCGTGTCTTGCCACAGTTGCAGCAATCAAACGGGAAACCGGTTCCTTTAAATGGATGTTCTTCAGCATTACCTATAACACTTCCATTGCGTGGTTTGCTGCTTTTTTCGTTTATCAGGGAGGAAAGTTGTTAGGCGCTTAG
- a CDS encoding FeoA family protein, producing MLLSEMKEGQTASIETIGGNSALRRRILEMGILKGTEIYIEKYAPLKDPLELIIKGCHISLRVEEAALITVDNVK from the coding sequence ATGTTATTAAGTGAAATGAAAGAAGGTCAGACCGCCAGCATTGAAACCATCGGCGGAAACAGTGCATTGCGCAGGCGAATACTTGAAATGGGAATTTTAAAAGGTACTGAAATATATATTGAAAAATATGCTCCCTTGAAAGATCCCCTTGAACTGATAATAAAGGGATGTCATATATCACTTCGTGTGGAAGAAGCAGCTCTTATCACGGTTGATAATGTAAAATAG